From a single Thermincola ferriacetica genomic region:
- a CDS encoding CoA protein activase, producing the protein MKITYPNMGNLGIAVKCALAGLRFEVVPPPPVTKATASIGARFAPEGACYPFKLVLGNVIEGLEQGADTVIMLGGEGPCRFGYFGHLMGEILRDAGYRCHIIVLEGEETVQQLDALRVAANATWAEVYRAVKLGWAKICAADRIESVVHRCRPLERKTGQVTKIFGSGLIAIDKAMDRETLVREEENTLQAIRQAVESKRKPVLKIGLVGDIYMLIEPYANYRVEEFLNGMGIEVCRSIFISGWIKNHLGKIKAYLHKQSLLKDAFPYLTDFVGGHGVDTVANTIRYYRQGFDGIIHILPMTCMPEIVAQSVTPKLRQETGIPVLTLVLDEHSASAGLYSRLEAFADMLLRRKVMYI; encoded by the coding sequence GTGAAAATTACCTATCCCAACATGGGGAATTTGGGCATAGCAGTAAAATGCGCATTGGCCGGGTTAAGATTTGAAGTTGTACCGCCTCCGCCTGTAACCAAGGCAACAGCGTCAATTGGTGCCCGGTTTGCGCCCGAAGGAGCCTGTTATCCTTTTAAACTGGTTTTGGGGAATGTAATTGAAGGTTTAGAACAAGGGGCTGATACGGTTATTATGCTTGGTGGCGAAGGACCATGTCGCTTTGGCTATTTCGGGCATCTGATGGGAGAAATACTTAGGGATGCCGGTTACCGTTGCCACATCATCGTCCTGGAGGGCGAAGAAACAGTTCAACAGCTTGACGCTCTGCGGGTAGCTGCCAATGCAACCTGGGCCGAGGTATATAGGGCCGTGAAGCTAGGTTGGGCCAAAATCTGTGCGGCAGACCGGATAGAATCCGTGGTTCACAGGTGCAGGCCTTTGGAGCGGAAAACAGGACAGGTAACAAAAATATTCGGGTCAGGCTTAATAGCTATAGACAAGGCCATGGACAGGGAAACCCTGGTCCGGGAAGAAGAAAACACATTGCAAGCAATCAGGCAGGCAGTTGAATCGAAGCGAAAACCTGTTTTAAAAATTGGTTTGGTGGGCGATATATATATGTTAATTGAACCCTATGCCAATTACCGGGTTGAAGAATTCCTGAACGGTATGGGGATAGAAGTATGCAGGTCAATTTTTATATCGGGTTGGATTAAAAACCACCTGGGAAAAATAAAAGCCTACCTACATAAACAGAGTTTGCTAAAGGATGCTTTTCCATATTTGACTGATTTTGTAGGCGGGCACGGTGTTGATACAGTGGCCAATACTATTCGGTATTACCGCCAGGGGTTTGACGGTATAATCCACATCCTGCCCATGACCTGTATGCCGGAAATTGTAGCTCAGTCGGTTACTCCGAAGCTACGGCAGGAAACGGGCATTCCTGTTCTGACCCTGGTTTTGGACGAACACAGTGCATCAGCCGGCTTATACAGCAGACTGGAGGCTTTTGCCGATATGTTATTGAGAAGGAAAGTGATGTATATCTAA
- a CDS encoding indolepyruvate ferredoxin oxidoreductase subunit alpha, giving the protein MAFSINQDICTACGTCAEKCPAGAIKKDGACYTIDASKCSMCGICAENCPVGASCER; this is encoded by the coding sequence GTGGCTTTTTCAATAAACCAAGATATCTGCACGGCCTGCGGAACCTGCGCCGAGAAGTGTCCGGCCGGCGCCATTAAAAAGGATGGCGCTTGCTATACTATTGATGCCAGCAAGTGTTCAATGTGCGGGATCTGTGCGGAAAACTGCCCGGTAGGCGCTTCATGCGAGCGCTAA
- a CDS encoding glycosyltransferase family 2 protein: MIAAVVPVKNEGTSLAKVLETLSCSNVDIIIPVLNGCSDESMAITKKNYKKKITPIVFGQPLGIDIPRAVGAKQALDMHASVVVFMDGDMRGPILNQINMLIEGIRSRGLDMALTDCYQNYFNSDPLAQLVLYFRKELNMALGLFPEIGVACPSHGPHAVSCKLLREIPLKELAIPPVSLALAGKAELHIGVAASIPHCLLGSNLRSQKHVTRVAETIIGDCIEALEAYNGQPRTRTYKGQVFLGYHPNRDFKALANFLDPKK, from the coding sequence TTGATAGCAGCCGTAGTACCCGTAAAAAACGAAGGAACCAGTTTGGCCAAAGTACTGGAAACCTTATCTTGTTCCAACGTAGATATAATAATTCCGGTCTTAAACGGTTGTAGTGATGAATCTATGGCCATAACAAAAAAAAATTACAAAAAAAAAATAACGCCCATAGTGTTCGGCCAGCCTTTAGGCATTGATATTCCCCGCGCCGTCGGGGCCAAACAGGCGCTGGATATGCATGCGTCGGTAGTAGTCTTTATGGACGGAGACATGCGGGGGCCCATCTTAAATCAAATAAACATGCTAATTGAAGGTATTCGTTCCAGGGGCCTGGATATGGCCTTGACGGACTGCTATCAAAACTATTTCAACTCTGACCCCTTGGCACAATTAGTACTTTATTTTAGGAAAGAGCTAAACATGGCTCTAGGGCTGTTCCCCGAAATAGGTGTCGCCTGTCCTTCACACGGTCCTCATGCTGTATCATGCAAACTTCTTCGGGAGATACCCTTAAAAGAACTGGCCATCCCTCCCGTTTCTCTTGCTTTAGCCGGTAAAGCGGAGTTGCATATTGGGGTTGCTGCTTCTATCCCCCATTGTCTTTTAGGTTCAAATTTACGCAGCCAGAAACATGTCACTAGAGTTGCGGAAACCATTATCGGCGATTGTATAGAAGCGCTGGAAGCATATAACGGGCAACCGAGAACCAGAACTTATAAAGGGCAGGTATTTTTGGGGTACCACCCAAACCGCGATTTTAAAGCATTGGCAAATTTTTTGGACCCCAAAAAATAA
- a CDS encoding LysM peptidoglycan-binding domain-containing protein, which produces MSQDKNRFIFFKYVPQKKKTKPVKKDTLDSLVEKKIPLDDEELQEQNPELNEPTNIEELLEPPVHESLDLPTDEEASKTEVFPDQNSAGEIAEEEEPKKEDSDAEAPDAEGEATGFPGWPGFPDFPEWPEEPECPELPEEPECPELPKEPECPEFPEFPEEPGPCPENSVIHIIRRGDTYWKLARKYNTTVEAIEAANPDVNPLNLQIGQTICIPLGIPGAKG; this is translated from the coding sequence ATGTCACAGGACAAAAACCGCTTTATCTTTTTTAAATACGTTCCGCAAAAGAAAAAAACCAAGCCTGTAAAAAAGGATACCCTTGACAGCCTCGTCGAAAAGAAAATCCCCTTAGATGACGAGGAGTTACAAGAGCAGAACCCTGAATTAAACGAGCCGACAAACATAGAAGAATTGCTTGAGCCGCCGGTGCATGAGTCGCTTGATTTACCCACTGATGAAGAGGCTTCAAAAACAGAAGTTTTCCCGGATCAAAATTCTGCAGGAGAAATAGCTGAAGAAGAGGAACCCAAAAAGGAAGACTCCGATGCAGAGGCTCCTGATGCGGAAGGTGAAGCAACAGGTTTTCCTGGCTGGCCGGGATTCCCTGATTTTCCGGAATGGCCTGAAGAACCCGAGTGCCCGGAATTACCCGAAGAACCTGAATGTCCGGAACTACCAAAAGAACCGGAATGCCCTGAATTCCCCGAATTTCCTGAAGAACCTGGGCCTTGCCCGGAAAACAGCGTTATCCATATAATTCGACGTGGCGATACCTATTGGAAACTGGCCAGAAAGTATAATACTACTGTGGAGGCTATTGAAGCGGCCAACCCCGATGTGAACCCGCTAAACCTGCAGATTGGGCAGACTATCTGTATTCCGCTGGGAATCCCCGGGGCAAAGGGCTAG
- a CDS encoding chemotaxis protein CheA gives MGLNLDASPEELKLFLEEAEEHMQTLEDDLVRLEKEADNEELLQEIFRASHTLKGSSATIGHKRMAELTHAMENVLDKLRKNQLTVNSSIVDVLFECLDHLRVLKEEIVNDEESDIDLTGILDKLANVSNFEGGTLAAQTAVSTAPAVETRQNVPEIDFSYDEKTHLDKGIKEGQTALVISTKFDVEPEMLAVRCFVTLMAIREWGDVVKSIPSAEDIEKEQVGSELTVVLLTKETPENIEKLLKDLPNLTEPSVRKLDLSDEMAATNMSGAEKPGAQQEQEKPKSRQSKDVADRAAGLKKSSNRTVRVDVDLLDSLMNLVGELVIDRTRLFQIYGELENNYDMDEISQELGRTSVHIGRVSTQLQELIMKARMLPVESLFNKFPRMVRDLSHKAGKEVNFVMTGQETELDRSIIEEIGDPLIHLLRNALDHGIEPPGERVAAGKPPVGNLWLQAAHEENHIIISIRDDGRGIDPEVVRKSAVKKNLLTEEQAKRLTDKEAINLIFASGLSTAQKVTDVSGRGVGMDVVRTNIERINGAIEINTAVGKGTEFKIKLPLTLAIIRALLVSLNKHVYAIPLSSVIETIRMRSNQVEYVNNREVIVVRGKVLPLIRLEKVFNIKGGAKDKDKLFVVVVNLAGTQVGIVVDSLVGEQEIVIKSLGKYIGDVPGISGAAILGDGNVALIVDVPNLLKKAAS, from the coding sequence ATGGGTTTAAATTTGGACGCTTCGCCGGAAGAACTGAAATTGTTTTTGGAAGAAGCAGAAGAACATATGCAGACTTTAGAAGACGACTTGGTCAGGCTAGAAAAAGAAGCCGATAATGAGGAATTGCTGCAGGAAATTTTTCGTGCTTCACATACCCTAAAAGGGTCTTCTGCTACTATTGGCCATAAAAGGATGGCGGAATTGACCCATGCCATGGAAAATGTTTTGGACAAACTCCGCAAAAACCAACTGACGGTAAACAGTAGCATAGTCGATGTTTTATTTGAGTGCCTGGACCATTTGCGGGTGTTAAAAGAAGAAATCGTAAATGACGAAGAAAGTGATATAGATTTAACGGGCATTTTGGACAAGCTTGCCAATGTAAGCAATTTTGAAGGTGGAACCCTTGCGGCCCAGACAGCAGTATCAACAGCGCCGGCAGTTGAGACACGGCAAAACGTACCCGAAATTGATTTCAGTTATGATGAGAAGACGCACCTGGATAAGGGAATAAAAGAAGGGCAAACGGCGCTTGTAATTTCGACCAAGTTTGATGTAGAACCCGAAATGTTGGCCGTAAGGTGCTTCGTAACTTTAATGGCTATCCGCGAATGGGGAGACGTTGTGAAATCAATTCCGTCAGCAGAAGATATAGAGAAAGAACAGGTAGGCAGTGAACTTACTGTAGTCCTGTTAACAAAAGAAACACCGGAGAATATAGAAAAACTGCTCAAAGATCTGCCCAACCTGACCGAACCTTCTGTGAGAAAACTTGACTTAAGCGACGAGATGGCAGCAACTAATATGTCAGGGGCAGAAAAACCGGGTGCGCAGCAGGAGCAGGAAAAGCCTAAATCCAGACAATCCAAAGATGTGGCTGACCGGGCTGCCGGTTTAAAGAAAAGCAGCAACCGGACTGTCCGGGTTGATGTGGACCTCTTGGACAGCCTCATGAACCTGGTCGGAGAACTGGTCATAGACCGGACAAGGTTGTTCCAGATTTACGGTGAATTAGAAAACAATTATGATATGGATGAAATATCACAGGAGCTTGGCCGAACATCTGTGCATATAGGTCGTGTTTCTACGCAACTGCAGGAATTGATTATGAAGGCCCGGATGCTGCCTGTGGAAAGCCTTTTTAACAAATTTCCGCGTATGGTCAGGGACTTGTCTCATAAGGCAGGAAAAGAAGTAAACTTCGTTATGACCGGACAGGAGACTGAGTTGGACCGTTCTATTATTGAGGAAATAGGCGACCCGCTGATTCATTTACTGCGGAACGCCCTGGACCATGGCATAGAGCCGCCCGGCGAACGGGTCGCGGCAGGGAAACCGCCTGTGGGTAATTTATGGCTGCAGGCCGCCCATGAAGAAAACCATATTATCATCTCAATAAGAGATGATGGACGCGGCATTGATCCGGAAGTAGTCAGAAAGAGCGCTGTGAAGAAAAACCTGCTTACAGAAGAGCAAGCCAAGCGCTTAACTGACAAAGAAGCTATTAACCTTATATTTGCTTCAGGGCTCAGTACAGCGCAAAAGGTTACCGATGTATCAGGTCGCGGTGTTGGTATGGACGTAGTAAGGACCAACATTGAACGTATTAATGGGGCTATCGAGATTAATACGGCCGTTGGCAAAGGAACGGAGTTTAAAATTAAGCTACCTTTAACTCTTGCCATTATTCGGGCTCTTTTAGTGTCCCTGAATAAGCATGTCTATGCGATACCTCTTTCTTCTGTGATTGAAACTATTCGTATGCGCAGCAACCAGGTCGAATATGTCAACAATCGGGAAGTTATTGTTGTAAGAGGTAAGGTTCTGCCCCTCATCAGGCTGGAAAAGGTCTTTAATATAAAAGGTGGGGCGAAGGACAAGGACAAGTTATTTGTCGTTGTGGTCAACCTGGCCGGCACCCAGGTGGGCATAGTGGTTGATTCGCTTGTTGGCGAACAGGAAATAGTAATAAAGAGCCTTGGCAAATATATAGGAGATGTGCCGGGAATTTCAGGAGCGGCAATATTAGGCGACGGAAATGTGGCTTTAATCGTGGATGTGCCAAACCTTTTGAAAAAAGCCGCATCGTAA
- a CDS encoding chemotaxis protein CheW: MSEENNYFEKQYVVFRLGKETYGLDIESVREIITMQNITEVPRTLEYIEGVINLRGRVIPVYNIRRKFGLPEEEITRASRIVVVEVEGNTIGMIVDGVSEVLRISSEMVERPSEIVCDVDTEYLAGVAKLNDKLVILLDIDKVLSKDEHPVLENIS; encoded by the coding sequence ATGAGTGAGGAAAATAATTATTTCGAAAAGCAGTACGTGGTATTCCGGCTGGGAAAAGAAACTTACGGTCTGGACATCGAAAGTGTAAGGGAAATTATTACTATGCAGAATATCACTGAGGTGCCGAGGACACTTGAATACATAGAAGGGGTCATTAACCTTAGAGGGCGTGTTATTCCTGTCTATAACATCAGGAGAAAATTTGGCTTGCCTGAGGAAGAAATCACCAGAGCGTCCAGAATTGTCGTCGTTGAAGTTGAAGGCAACACCATCGGCATGATTGTAGACGGTGTTTCCGAAGTTCTGAGGATATCCAGCGAAATGGTCGAACGACCGTCAGAGATAGTTTGTGACGTTGATACGGAATATTTGGCCGGGGTAGCCAAGCTGAACGATAAACTGGTAATTTTGCTTGATATTGATAAGGTTTTAAGCAAAGATGAGCATCCGGTGCTTGAAAATATCAGCTAA
- a CDS encoding ZIP family metal transporter produces the protein MSYIFLTSIVAGLATCLGSFIVICMGRPAEKTFSLLFGLAGGIMLAVVVMDLIPSSLAYGSIKQALTGFSFGIMLMVSLDILLDQIYRPLTPLPGAGKKRLVKMGYLIAIGIALHDLPEGFAIAAGYSAKNKLGLVIATAIGLHNIPEGMATAVPLRMSGVSGKKILAINLLVSLFTPLGTYMGLLLVNISPGLIASLLSLAAGAMTYIVKNEILPESRKKHPNFSTLGAMAGFLLIFALDFLHV, from the coding sequence ATGTCCTATATTTTCCTGACCAGTATAGTTGCCGGGTTGGCCACGTGCTTGGGAAGTTTCATAGTAATATGTATGGGGCGCCCTGCCGAAAAAACCTTTTCACTCCTCTTCGGATTGGCCGGCGGAATCATGCTGGCCGTGGTGGTCATGGATCTGATTCCGTCTTCCCTTGCCTACGGTTCGATAAAACAAGCCCTCACTGGCTTTAGTTTTGGAATCATGTTGATGGTTTCACTGGACATTCTGCTGGATCAAATATACCGTCCGTTAACACCTCTACCAGGTGCCGGTAAAAAGCGCCTGGTAAAAATGGGCTATTTAATTGCCATCGGCATAGCCCTACATGACCTCCCCGAAGGTTTCGCCATTGCTGCGGGATACTCGGCTAAAAATAAACTTGGTCTGGTCATTGCTACAGCTATTGGACTGCACAATATTCCGGAAGGAATGGCAACTGCCGTTCCCCTGCGTATGAGCGGCGTTTCCGGCAAAAAAATCCTGGCCATTAACTTACTGGTAAGTCTCTTCACTCCTCTGGGCACTTATATGGGACTTTTACTGGTAAACATTTCACCCGGTTTAATCGCCTCCCTGTTAAGCCTGGCAGCAGGCGCTATGACCTATATAGTTAAAAATGAAATCCTCCCTGAATCCAGGAAAAAGCACCCCAACTTTTCTACTCTGGGAGCCATGGCCGGTTTCCTATTAATCTTCGCCCTCGATTTTCTGCATGTGTAA
- the rsmA gene encoding 16S rRNA (adenine(1518)-N(6)/adenine(1519)-N(6))-dimethyltransferase RsmA codes for MGSLASPVVVKNIIEKYGFRFKKALGQNFLIDRNVVTNICKIADLKKSDLVVEIGPGIGTLTEQLAHYAGHVIAVELDKDLIGILEENLRAYANVTIIQNDILKVNLDKVVGDFRKEHDLAEGPYKVVANLPYYITTPVLMYLMENKFNISEIVVMIQKEVAERIAAQPGSKDYGALSLAVRYYTEPALVMRVPRTVFIPKPEVDSAVIKLKRLSRPPVEVKDEELLFRIIRAAFGQRRKTLLNSLRGGLGCDKEVIKKALTQVGINPERRGETLTLQEFAALSNIFSNMS; via the coding sequence TTGGGATCTCTTGCATCTCCGGTTGTAGTAAAAAACATAATTGAGAAATATGGCTTTCGCTTCAAAAAAGCCCTTGGACAGAATTTTTTAATTGACCGGAACGTAGTAACTAACATATGTAAGATAGCTGACCTGAAAAAATCGGATTTAGTTGTGGAAATCGGCCCCGGCATAGGGACTTTGACGGAACAACTTGCCCATTACGCCGGTCATGTTATTGCTGTTGAATTGGACAAGGATTTAATCGGCATTCTGGAAGAAAATCTAAGAGCTTATGCTAATGTCACCATAATTCAAAACGATATTCTGAAGGTCAATTTGGATAAGGTAGTTGGGGATTTCAGAAAGGAACATGACCTGGCTGAAGGACCATATAAGGTAGTGGCTAATTTGCCATATTACATCACCACTCCTGTTCTTATGTACCTGATGGAAAATAAATTTAACATATCCGAGATTGTCGTAATGATTCAAAAAGAAGTAGCGGAACGGATTGCTGCTCAGCCAGGCAGTAAAGATTACGGCGCCCTCAGTCTGGCCGTAAGATATTACACGGAACCGGCGCTGGTGATGAGGGTCCCGCGTACAGTATTTATACCGAAACCGGAAGTGGATTCTGCGGTTATCAAATTAAAGCGCTTAAGCCGGCCGCCGGTGGAAGTGAAGGATGAAGAATTGCTGTTTCGAATTATCAGGGCTGCATTCGGCCAGCGCCGAAAAACCTTGTTAAATTCGTTACGCGGGGGATTGGGCTGCGACAAAGAGGTCATAAAAAAAGCCCTGACGCAAGTGGGCATTAACCCGGAACGACGGGGAGAAACCCTGACTTTACAGGAATTTGCAGCGCTGAGCAACATTTTCAGCAATATGTCTTAG
- a CDS encoding NAD-dependent epimerase/dehydratase family protein has translation MRVLVTGAAGLCGTHLVDELVRDKEISKVYGIDNLSRGFPRKEEFVIGEQWQGKFELIVKKYQDLSVREINNLDVDVVVHLAAYNSAREAMETPDEYFVNNDYGTMKLLQKLFHTKKNPFFIFASAAEIYGKPVKEPVSESSAPTAMNIFAATKLAGENYCSVFFNWYNYPLAVIRLSKVYGENQNLVGYTSVVGNFICRALRDDPLIIYGCGGQTRDFIYAGDVAKAITGIIKARKKVCGQVINIASGKVISIEELARNIIDLSGAKSEIIKLPPVKGDYPGYLLDISKACELLNWSASTPLDVGLKRTINWHRQVMNLGI, from the coding sequence ATGCGTGTTTTGGTGACAGGAGCAGCGGGGCTTTGTGGTACCCATCTGGTAGACGAATTAGTAAGAGACAAGGAGATATCTAAGGTATATGGAATCGACAATTTATCCCGCGGTTTTCCCAGGAAAGAAGAATTTGTGATTGGGGAACAGTGGCAAGGTAAATTTGAACTGATTGTTAAGAAGTACCAGGACCTTTCGGTCAGAGAAATTAACAACCTCGATGTTGATGTAGTTGTGCACTTGGCTGCTTATAACAGCGCGCGGGAAGCGATGGAAACGCCTGATGAATATTTTGTGAATAACGATTACGGTACTATGAAATTACTGCAAAAGCTGTTTCATACCAAAAAAAACCCCTTCTTCATTTTTGCTTCTGCCGCTGAAATATACGGTAAACCTGTAAAAGAACCCGTTTCCGAAAGCTCTGCTCCAACTGCCATGAATATATTTGCGGCTACTAAATTAGCAGGCGAGAACTATTGCTCCGTCTTTTTTAATTGGTATAATTACCCTTTAGCTGTTATCAGGCTGAGCAAGGTATATGGTGAAAACCAGAATCTTGTAGGCTATACGTCCGTTGTAGGCAATTTTATCTGCAGAGCTCTCCGGGATGACCCGCTGATTATCTATGGGTGTGGGGGGCAGACGAGGGATTTCATTTACGCCGGGGATGTTGCCAAGGCTATAACCGGTATTATTAAGGCCCGCAAAAAAGTATGCGGCCAGGTAATAAACATAGCCTCAGGGAAAGTGATTAGTATAGAAGAACTAGCCAGGAACATCATTGATTTGAGTGGCGCAAAGTCAGAAATCATTAAACTTCCGCCGGTAAAAGGAGACTATCCCGGTTATCTTCTAGATATTTCGAAAGCCTGTGAATTATTAAACTGGTCGGCTTCAACTCCTCTTGATGTAGGGTTGAAGAGGACTATTAACTGGCACAGACAGGTTATGAATCTGGGAATATGA
- the yabG gene encoding sporulation peptidase YabG, protein MPDFKKGDIVTRKSYNCDLYFQIVDFLPGRNGNDRVLLKGLDVRLCADCPVTDLQKVTRSQLKEYRKKFILRNNELLSRIYKKRSSLRPHLLRTAEADKANFFEIPGKVLHVDGNEDYLRLCEAMYSQLGLEAKGAHVPEQEQPKKIVGLLQEYQPDVLVLTGHDGFIKEKKDFRSLNSYRNSKYFVEAVKLARKFRPNKDDLIIVAGACQSHYEALLRAGANFASSPKRVFIHAFDPVFIVEKICFTSASQTVSINDVIDNTLTGINGLGGIETRGKHRWGFPKSPY, encoded by the coding sequence GTGCCTGATTTCAAAAAAGGGGATATTGTCACCAGAAAATCTTATAATTGTGACCTTTATTTTCAAATAGTGGATTTTTTACCCGGCAGAAACGGAAATGACCGGGTATTGCTGAAAGGTCTGGATGTACGGCTTTGCGCTGATTGCCCGGTAACAGATTTACAAAAAGTAACCCGTTCCCAGTTAAAGGAGTACAGAAAAAAATTTATTCTTCGTAATAATGAACTATTAAGCCGCATTTATAAAAAACGATCGTCTTTACGTCCGCATTTATTAAGAACCGCTGAAGCAGACAAAGCCAATTTTTTTGAGATCCCCGGGAAGGTCTTGCATGTAGATGGGAATGAAGATTACCTGAGACTTTGTGAAGCAATGTACAGCCAACTGGGATTGGAAGCAAAAGGAGCACATGTCCCCGAGCAGGAACAGCCGAAAAAAATAGTCGGACTGCTCCAGGAGTACCAACCTGATGTATTGGTGTTAACGGGCCATGACGGTTTTATAAAGGAGAAAAAAGATTTTCGGAGTTTAAACAGTTATCGTAATTCCAAGTACTTTGTCGAGGCTGTGAAATTGGCCCGAAAATTCAGGCCTAATAAGGACGACCTGATCATTGTGGCCGGAGCTTGCCAGTCCCATTACGAAGCTTTGTTAAGGGCCGGAGCAAACTTTGCCAGTTCACCCAAACGGGTTTTTATCCATGCTTTTGACCCGGTTTTTATTGTTGAGAAAATATGTTTTACATCGGCATCACAGACTGTTTCCATAAATGACGTTATAGATAATACTTTAACCGGGATAAATGGCCTGGGGGGTATTGAAACCCGTGGGAAACACAGATGGGGGTTCCCTAAATCACCTTATTGA
- a CDS encoding ubiquitin-like domain-containing protein has product MQAYTPPRETAGFFRSKLVIIGLGVVVLAGLILGVIAQQNKEIKIVDDRKSYEVTVFGGTVNDALAKAGIKLYDRDLVEPGLKTRLHEGMKITVTRAIDVNVIADGQTTKVRTPLRTVKEILRDAEIKINPLDKVEPQLDDELTNGDIIRITRVTEKTVFENRTIAFKTERQPDNRLYRGITHVVREGKNGVAQRTVKVTLENGKEVKREVVGEKVVKEPVNKIVAFGTLREKTVSRGGSIRFSRVMVMNATGYTYTGHNTASGIPPRPGVAAVDPEVIPLGTKLYIEGYGYATALDVGSAIKGNKIDLFFATEAQADRWGRRNTKVYIIE; this is encoded by the coding sequence ATGCAAGCATACACCCCCCCGAGAGAAACTGCAGGTTTTTTTCGCAGCAAGCTGGTCATTATTGGGCTCGGGGTCGTTGTATTGGCTGGTCTGATATTGGGAGTAATCGCACAACAAAACAAGGAAATTAAAATAGTTGATGACAGGAAATCATATGAAGTTACAGTTTTTGGCGGAACTGTTAATGATGCATTGGCTAAGGCAGGAATTAAACTTTATGACAGGGACCTGGTTGAGCCAGGCTTAAAAACCAGGCTTCATGAGGGAATGAAAATTACCGTGACCAGGGCAATTGACGTTAACGTGATTGCCGACGGACAAACGACCAAGGTACGTACACCGCTGCGCACAGTAAAAGAAATTCTTAGGGATGCGGAAATCAAAATTAACCCGTTGGATAAAGTTGAACCGCAATTAGATGATGAATTAACCAACGGGGACATCATCAGGATTACCCGTGTGACAGAAAAAACTGTTTTTGAGAATCGGACTATTGCTTTTAAGACGGAACGGCAACCTGACAACAGGCTTTATAGAGGCATTACTCATGTCGTAAGAGAGGGTAAAAACGGCGTTGCCCAGCGAACAGTCAAAGTTACGCTGGAAAACGGAAAGGAAGTAAAGAGAGAGGTTGTCGGCGAAAAGGTTGTCAAAGAACCGGTTAATAAAATAGTGGCTTTTGGAACATTGAGGGAAAAAACCGTTTCGCGGGGAGGCTCGATCAGGTTTTCCCGGGTAATGGTAATGAATGCAACCGGTTATACTTATACAGGGCACAATACAGCCAGTGGTATTCCGCCGCGCCCGGGGGTAGCAGCCGTTGACCCGGAGGTAATTCCTTTGGGAACCAAACTTTATATCGAAGGCTACGGATACGCTACTGCTCTGGATGTGGGAAGCGCCATAAAGGGAAATAAAATTGACCTGTTCTTTGCCACTGAGGCCCAGGCTGACAGATGGGGGCGCAGAAACACAAAGGTTTATATAATAGAGTGA
- a CDS encoding response regulator produces the protein MAKVLLVDDAAFMRMRCAKLLTENGYSVDEAENGQEAVEKYQQIKPDLVLMDITMPVMDGLTAVAEIKKIDPNANIVMCSALGQQNTVMAAIKAGAKDFIVKPYQPEKILSTIKRFVG, from the coding sequence ATGGCGAAGGTGTTATTGGTTGATGATGCTGCCTTCATGCGCATGAGGTGTGCCAAGCTGCTTACTGAAAACGGGTATTCCGTTGACGAGGCAGAAAACGGCCAGGAAGCCGTGGAGAAGTACCAGCAAATCAAACCGGATCTGGTTTTGATGGATATCACGATGCCGGTGATGGATGGCTTGACTGCCGTGGCAGAAATTAAAAAAATTGATCCCAACGCAAATATAGTTATGTGCAGCGCGCTGGGGCAGCAGAATACGGTAATGGCTGCCATTAAAGCAGGGGCCAAAGACTTTATTGTTAAACCATATCAACCGGAGAAAATACTTTCTACCATTAAGCGTTTTGTGGGATAA